The genomic window CGTAGGTAGTCACTGACCCGCTGGAGGGCGGATGCCCTTCCGGAGGGGTTGAGTGATTCCATCCGGCACCGACTTCGGCGGGACCCGCTCTACTTCTCGTCAGGTGACGTTATAGGCGGGACCGGATCGCTGGTGACCTGTACCAGCCCGCCGGAGAGATACTCCAAGGCCGGAAATGCCTTGTCAGCCAGCTCCTCGGTCCACGAGTTCTTCTTCAGCACCCACGTATCTCCGTTGTCGTGGATCGGCTCATTTACGAACCACTTGTCCATGGTGGCCGGCGCCCCAGCCTCCGACATGCTCCGCCAGAGTTCTTCTCCATGGGCGAGCCCAGGAACGTGCCGAATATTCGCCTTGAGGACCTCATGGACCTGGACCGGGGTGACGCCCACGTCGATCACCTCGTGCACCAGTCGCAAAGCGACTTGGCTTCGAGCCAACCCCGTCACGGTCCCGTTCGGGGAGTGGATCGTGAATTTTGTGAGACTACCGGGACCAGTCCCCCCGACGCTGTGGCTCTTCTTCGGCTGCCCACTCACTTGGTGAGTCACTGCGGCGGGTGGGAGGAACTGCCTGGCCGCCGTCGAGAATGGATGCAGGTGCTGTTGGAGACGTGAACGCACATCGGGGCTCACCGAGGCCAGACTGTCCTTGTAGACCGCCGGCGTGAGTTTCACGACGCTGACATCTTCCCTGCACCGCAGCTTCTCCAAGTATGCGGAGATGCTGCGAACCTTTGCAGTCTTCGACTGATAGAACTTCTCGGGCACGACGAATTCGTTGGCTCGCGTCAGCTCCTCCTGTAGGTCATCCGCGATCGGTGGATCGAGGAGACTCCACGCCTCCTCAACCACGTCTCGAAGCGCAGGGTCGACGTCGACGTGTCGATATCGCGCCCAAGCAATCGCACGCAACTCATCGGCGAATACCAGTCGTTCGTCGTCCGTGAGCCTGCCCATCGCGTGGGGCAGCCACACGAGGTTTGGCACGAAGCTGTTGGTCAGCGGGTGGGTGGCCGTGCTTTGACCTGTGTCGGACAGATAGGACCAGCAGTGAGACTGCATCCATTCGTGTGTGCCGCTCTTCAGGGCCTTCGACTTGAACGTTTCGTCGAGACCGCCTGCCCACCTGACTGGCAGATCATTCTTCAGGGTGCCGACGGGAGAGTTGTCCGAGCGAAGTAGTCCCGTCGCTGGGGACGCCGTCTTGATCAAGGGCTTCCCTGTCTTGTCTGCTTTGCCCTTCGAAGGAGCGACGGAGTTGTCCCTCACTACCCACGGAAGGACCACCGGCCACACTCGATAGGTCTCGATCGGCATCCAGACACCCGCGCGCAGCAACAGCTGGCGAGCGGCCTGACGCTGCTGGTCGCCGCCGCGTCGAAAGACCCAAGCGAGGCTCTGGAACATGGCTGAGGATCCCGCAACAGAGAGCTGCTGGGATGGCTCCAACGGCTCCTCTCGTGCATCCATCGCCTCGGAGTCCATCAAGTCACTCATTCGGTCGCTCCCATTCATCAAGCTGCCTACGGAACCCCGGGTTCGGTGACGCTGCCGGCAGTGCCGAGCAGACCCCCTTCGTCGCGGTCTCCACATCCACACCGCTGATCATGGCGTAGGCGATGCCCACCGTGGGGGTTCGCGACTCGGCGGCCACGCAGTGGATTAGGACCTGGTGGCCGTCGGCCCGCAGCTCGGCCGCGGTCCGGGCCGCGTCGGTGATGACGTGCTCGAGGTTGAGATTCGACTCCGACTCTGGCTCGTCGATGAGGCGGAAGGGCACCTGGAGCACGCCCGCCGGGACCTGCTTCGAGCCAGTGAGGCAGAGGCTGACCACGGCGGTGATCTCCTGCGGCAGGTCGTCGAGCGCCTTGACGTTGCCGAGCCACACCCCTTCGTCGAAGGGGTGCTGCACGAGGACCGGCCGGTGGGCCTGCCAGTACGGGATGTACTCGCAGCCGGGCCAGTCGTACCCGTTGGGCTCTCCGCCGCGGGTCGCGAGGAAGGCGAGCTCGACGAGCTCCTCCGCCGTACGGCCCGGGTAGCCGTGGACGATCCGACGCCACGCAGCGGGCACCGCCGAGGCGCCCCAGCGGGCACCGAGCAGGCCGCCGGCGATCGCCGCGACGGTGTCGGTGTCGTTGCCGATCCGGATCGCGGTGTCGAGGGTGTGCTGCAGGTGCAGGCAGGAGATCTCATGGGGGACCGGCGTGTGGTGGATCGCGGACCAGGCCGCCTGCAGTGCGGTGACGACGTAGCCGTTGGGGGTGAAGGTCGACGGGTCCTGGGACTCGGCTTCATCGATGCGGGCAGTCCAGAAGGCCTGGGCCTCTGCAGGGAGGTGCTGGAGGCCGGGCCGAAGATCGAGCTCGCCCTCGAGGACGGCGTGGTTGATGGCGAGCGACCACAGGGCGCAGGCTTCGCCGGCTCGTGGGTCGGTGTGGGTCAGGGCGGATATCGCCGTCGCTGCCTCGACGATCGCCGTAGGGTCGCCGAGGTGGGCGAGGGCGACCGGACTGGTGCGCATGAGGGAGCCGTTGCCGGCTGTGTGGCCAGTCCGCTCGTGGAGGCGGGCTGCGGCTTGAGTCATGGCTGCTGCGAGAGCGCCTGTGTTCTCCCTTCGAGACGGTCGCGGGGCGACCTCCTCAGGGAGCGGTGGGGTGCCTGGCTTCGAGGCTTCGGTTCCCTCCCTTCGAGACGCTTGCTGCGCAAGGTCCTCAGGGAGCATGCGTGAGACATCGCCGACGACGCTGCTGGTCTGCATGCCGATGTCAGGTGGGTGCGAGTCGTACCAGCGCAGGAAGCCGCGGGAGATGTCGTCAAGCGCCTCCGGGGAGCGAAGGTCCGCCCCCTTCGCCGCGACCTCCGCGATCGCATAGGTCATGGAGGTGTCATCGGTCCACTCCCCCGGCGCGAAGCCGCCGAGGCCGCCGCCGATCATCTCGGGTCCGTCAGGGCCGAGCGGTGCGCAGCCGAACTCGTAACCGGCGCCGAGGGCGTCACCCACGGCCGAGCCGAGGATGACGCCGCAGGCGCGGTCGTTCTGTGCGGTGGTGAGATACATCAGGCCACCTCTCCCCCGACGCGCAGCGCCAGGTCGTCGCGGGTTGCGCTCAGCGCCTGGCAAAAGATCTCCAACGTCGTCGTCAGGTGCTCTGGTGCGAAGGGCGAGGTGTCGATGATCGCCGTCTGGAAGACATCGCGGCCGCTCACCTGCCACCAGATCCACGGGTTGGATCGGTTGAGAATACCGACCTCGACTGCGGCCTGCCGGCGTGAAGTGGTCCCGTGCGCGGCTCGGGCCGTGATCTCGATGGCCGGCACGTTGGGGAGGACACGGATCCA from Janibacter cremeus includes these protein-coding regions:
- a CDS encoding ADP-ribosylglycohydrolase family protein; its protein translation is MYLTTAQNDRACGVILGSAVGDALGAGYEFGCAPLGPDGPEMIGGGLGGFAPGEWTDDTSMTYAIAEVAAKGADLRSPEALDDISRGFLRWYDSHPPDIGMQTSSVVGDVSRMLPEDLAQQASRREGTEASKPGTPPLPEEVAPRPSRRENTGALAAAMTQAAARLHERTGHTAGNGSLMRTSPVALAHLGDPTAIVEAATAISALTHTDPRAGEACALWSLAINHAVLEGELDLRPGLQHLPAEAQAFWTARIDEAESQDPSTFTPNGYVVTALQAAWSAIHHTPVPHEISCLHLQHTLDTAIRIGNDTDTVAAIAGGLLGARWGASAVPAAWRRIVHGYPGRTAEELVELAFLATRGGEPNGYDWPGCEYIPYWQAHRPVLVQHPFDEGVWLGNVKALDDLPQEITAVVSLCLTGSKQVPAGVLQVPFRLIDEPESESNLNLEHVITDAARTAAELRADGHQVLIHCVAAESRTPTVGIAYAMISGVDVETATKGVCSALPAASPNPGFRRQLDEWERPNE